A genomic stretch from Doryrhamphus excisus isolate RoL2022-K1 chromosome 23, RoL_Dexc_1.0, whole genome shotgun sequence includes:
- the eef1g gene encoding elongation factor 1-gamma isoform X1: MAAGTLYTFPENWRAFKAQIAAQYSGAHLKVASSAPAFTFGQTNRTPAFLNNFPLGKVPAYQGDDGFCLFESNAIAHYLSNDAVRGATPQAVAQVLQWVSFADSEIVPPASTWVFPTLGIMQFNKQATEQAKEDVKKVLTVLNQHLNTRTFLVGERVTLADITVACSMLWLFKQVLEPSFRQPYTNVTRWFLTCVNQPQFKAVLGEVKLCEKMAQFDAKKFAEMQPKKEAPAKKDKAAKEPKPQEKKEKKKEEKKPEPEEEMDDCDAVLAAEPKAKDPFAELPKSTFVMDDFKRKYSNEDTEKVAIPHFWEQFDPEGYSIWYCQYKYPEELTEVFKSCNLISGMFQRLDKLRKNAFASVLLFGANNDSSISGLWVFRGQKLAFTLSQDWQIDYESYDWRKLDPASDECKTMVKEYFTWEGAFKHVGKSVNQGKIFK, translated from the exons ATGGCGGCAGGG ACTCTGTACACGTTTCCAGAGAACTGGCGGGCCTTCAAGGCTCAGATTGCTGCTCAGTACAGTGGCGCTCACCTCAAAGTGGCCAGCAGCGCCCCTGCCTTTACCTTCGGGCAGACGAACCGCACCCCTGCCTTCCTCAACAACTTTCCCCTGGGCAAG GTACCAGCCTACCAGGGAGACGACGGGTTCTGTCTGTTTGAGAGCAACGCCATTGCCCACTACT TGAGCAATGATGCCGTGCGTGGTGCCACCCCCCAAGCTGTGGCTCAGGTGCTGCAGTGGGTGAGCTTTGCTGACTCTGAGATCGTCCCCCCAGCGAGCACATGGGTGTTCCCCACTCTTGGAATCATGCAGTTCAACAAGCAG GCCACAGAGCAGGCAAAGGAGGATGTGAAGAAGGTGCTCACGGTCCTCAACCAGCACCTGAACACTCGCACCTTCCTGGTGGGTGAGCGTGTGACCCTTGCCGACATCACCGTGGCCTGCTCCATGCTGTGGCTCTTCAAGCAG GTCCTTGAGCCATCTTTCCGCCAGCCTTACACCAATGTCACCCGTTGGTTCCTCACCTGTGTCAACCAGCCCCAGTTCAAGGCTGTCCTCGGGGAGGTCAAACTGTGTGAAAAAATGGCCCAGTTTGATG CCAAGAAGTTTGCAGAGATGCAGCCCAAGAAAGAGGCACCTGCCAAGAAAGACAAGGCTGCAAAGGAGCCCAAGCCTCAggagaagaaagagaagaaaaaggaggagaagaaaCCTGAACCCGAGGAAGAGATGGATGACTGTGATGCTGTTTTGGCCGCCGAGCCCAAAGCCAAGGACCCCTTTGCAGAGTTACCAAAGAG CACGTTTGTCATGGACGACTTCAAGAGAAAGTACTCCAACGAGGACACAGAAAAAGTAGCCATTCCTCATTTCTGGGAACAGTTTGACCCCGAGGGGTACTCCATCTGGTATTGCCAGTACAAATACCCAGAAGAGCTTACAGAAGTCTTTAAAAGCTGCAACCTCATCAGCG GTATGTTCCAGCGCCTTGACAAACTCCGAAAGAATGCCTTCGCTAGCGTCCTCTTGTTTGGTGCCAACAATGACAGCTCCATCTCTGGACTGTGGGTCTTCAGAGGCCAGAAACTGGCTTTCACT CTGTCCCAAGACTGGCAAATCGACTACGAGTCATATGACTGGCGCAAGCTGGATCCCGCCAGCGATGAGTGCAAGACCATGGTGAAGGAATACTTCACGTGGGAGGGAGCGTTCAAGCATGTGGGCAAAAGCGTCAACCAGGGCAAGATCTTCAAGTGA
- the eef1g gene encoding elongation factor 1-gamma isoform X2 has protein sequence MTLYTFPENWRAFKAQIAAQYSGAHLKVASSAPAFTFGQTNRTPAFLNNFPLGKVPAYQGDDGFCLFESNAIAHYLSNDAVRGATPQAVAQVLQWVSFADSEIVPPASTWVFPTLGIMQFNKQATEQAKEDVKKVLTVLNQHLNTRTFLVGERVTLADITVACSMLWLFKQVLEPSFRQPYTNVTRWFLTCVNQPQFKAVLGEVKLCEKMAQFDAKKFAEMQPKKEAPAKKDKAAKEPKPQEKKEKKKEEKKPEPEEEMDDCDAVLAAEPKAKDPFAELPKSTFVMDDFKRKYSNEDTEKVAIPHFWEQFDPEGYSIWYCQYKYPEELTEVFKSCNLISGMFQRLDKLRKNAFASVLLFGANNDSSISGLWVFRGQKLAFTLSQDWQIDYESYDWRKLDPASDECKTMVKEYFTWEGAFKHVGKSVNQGKIFK, from the exons ATG ACTCTGTACACGTTTCCAGAGAACTGGCGGGCCTTCAAGGCTCAGATTGCTGCTCAGTACAGTGGCGCTCACCTCAAAGTGGCCAGCAGCGCCCCTGCCTTTACCTTCGGGCAGACGAACCGCACCCCTGCCTTCCTCAACAACTTTCCCCTGGGCAAG GTACCAGCCTACCAGGGAGACGACGGGTTCTGTCTGTTTGAGAGCAACGCCATTGCCCACTACT TGAGCAATGATGCCGTGCGTGGTGCCACCCCCCAAGCTGTGGCTCAGGTGCTGCAGTGGGTGAGCTTTGCTGACTCTGAGATCGTCCCCCCAGCGAGCACATGGGTGTTCCCCACTCTTGGAATCATGCAGTTCAACAAGCAG GCCACAGAGCAGGCAAAGGAGGATGTGAAGAAGGTGCTCACGGTCCTCAACCAGCACCTGAACACTCGCACCTTCCTGGTGGGTGAGCGTGTGACCCTTGCCGACATCACCGTGGCCTGCTCCATGCTGTGGCTCTTCAAGCAG GTCCTTGAGCCATCTTTCCGCCAGCCTTACACCAATGTCACCCGTTGGTTCCTCACCTGTGTCAACCAGCCCCAGTTCAAGGCTGTCCTCGGGGAGGTCAAACTGTGTGAAAAAATGGCCCAGTTTGATG CCAAGAAGTTTGCAGAGATGCAGCCCAAGAAAGAGGCACCTGCCAAGAAAGACAAGGCTGCAAAGGAGCCCAAGCCTCAggagaagaaagagaagaaaaaggaggagaagaaaCCTGAACCCGAGGAAGAGATGGATGACTGTGATGCTGTTTTGGCCGCCGAGCCCAAAGCCAAGGACCCCTTTGCAGAGTTACCAAAGAG CACGTTTGTCATGGACGACTTCAAGAGAAAGTACTCCAACGAGGACACAGAAAAAGTAGCCATTCCTCATTTCTGGGAACAGTTTGACCCCGAGGGGTACTCCATCTGGTATTGCCAGTACAAATACCCAGAAGAGCTTACAGAAGTCTTTAAAAGCTGCAACCTCATCAGCG GTATGTTCCAGCGCCTTGACAAACTCCGAAAGAATGCCTTCGCTAGCGTCCTCTTGTTTGGTGCCAACAATGACAGCTCCATCTCTGGACTGTGGGTCTTCAGAGGCCAGAAACTGGCTTTCACT CTGTCCCAAGACTGGCAAATCGACTACGAGTCATATGACTGGCGCAAGCTGGATCCCGCCAGCGATGAGTGCAAGACCATGGTGAAGGAATACTTCACGTGGGAGGGAGCGTTCAAGCATGTGGGCAAAAGCGTCAACCAGGGCAAGATCTTCAAGTGA
- the polr2g gene encoding DNA-directed RNA polymerase II subunit RPB7 — protein MFYHISLEHEILLHPRYFGPNLLNSVKQKLFTEVEGTCTGKYGFVIAVTTIDNIGAGVMQPGRGFVLYPVKYKAIVFRPFKGEVVDAVVTQVNKVGLFTEIGPMSCFISRHSIPSEMEFDPNSNPPCYKTVDEDIVIQQDDEIRLKIVGTRVDKNDIFAIGSLMDDYLGLVS, from the exons ATGTTTTATCAT ATATCTCTGGAACATGAAATTTTACTTCATCCGAGGTACTTTGGCCCCAACCTTCTAAATAGCGTCAAGCAGAAGCTGTTCACTGAGGTGGAGGGGACTTGCACCGGGAA GTATGGCTTTGTCATCGCAGTGACCACCATCGACAACATCGGTGCAGGTGTGATGCAGCCGGGCAGAGGTTTCGTTTTGTATCCAGTCAAATACAAGGCCATCGTGTTCCGGCCGTTTAAAGGGGAAGTGGTGGATGCGGTCGTGACTCAAGTTAATAAG gttgGTTTGTTCACAGAAATTGGACCCATGTCTTGTTTCATCTCCCGTCAT TCCATCCCCTCAGAAATGGAGTTTGATCCCAACTCTAACCCGCCGTGTTATAAGACAGTGGATGAG GACATTGTAATCCAGCAAGATGATGAGATCAGGCTTAAGATTGTGGGAACTCGAGTggacaaaaatgacatt tttGCTATTGGATCTCTCATGGATGACTATCTAG GCCTTGTGAGCTGA
- the si:ch211-175m2.5 gene encoding uncharacterized protein si:ch211-175m2.5 — translation MASVFVRRFFLASTHLTSPRSRGLVPAKRVEETAWARLFSSDPPETISRYPVPPKKDLPYDIVELMEEVESKGGFLPNVFKVLSHRPAEFRAFFSYYNELMNKETGRLTKADRELIVVATSIHNKCLYCVVSHGALHRIYSKNPTLSDQVVINYENAELQPRERAMLDFAMAVCRADTITEQHFRSLEDAGFDREDAWDIAAIAAFFAMSNRLAHLTDMRPNVEFYKMGRVPRDKSKDGGE, via the exons ATGGCGAGTGTCTTCGTTCGGAGGTTCTTTCTGGCGTCCACTCACCTT ACGTCCCCGCGTTCGAGGGGCTTGGTCCCGGCCAAGCGGGTTGAGGAGACGGCGTGGGCCAGACTTTTCTCCAGCGACCCCCCGGAAACAATCAGCCGCTATCCGGTGCCTCCCAAGAAAGACCTGCCGTATGACATCGTGGAGCTGATGGAGGAAGTGGAGTCCAAG GGCGGCTTCCTTCCCAACGTGTTCAAAGTCCTCTCTCACAGACCTGCGGAGTTTCGAGCCTTCTTCTCCTACTACAATGAACTTATGAACAAGGAGACAG GCAGACTAACCAAGGCGGATCGGGAGCTGATCGTGGTGGCCACCAGCATACACAACAAGTGTCTTTACTGCGTGGTGTCCCACGGCGCGCTGCACCGCATCTACTCCAAGAACCCCACGCTCTCGGACCAG GTCGTCATCAACTACGAGAACGCGGAGCTGCAACCCAGAGAGCGCGCCATGCTGGACTTCGCCATGGCCGTGTGCCGCGCCGACACCATCACAGAGCAGCACTTCCGGTCACTAGAGGACGCGGGATTTGACCGTGAGGACGCCTGGGACATCGCCGCCATCGCCGCCTTCTTCGCCATGTCGAACCGACTCGCCCACCTCACCGACATGCGACCCAATGTGGAGTTTTATAAGATGGGGCGCGTACCGCGGGACAAGAGCAAGGATGGTGGCGAGTGA
- the LOC131110295 gene encoding neuronal acetylcholine receptor subunit alpha-7-like, whose product MRCRKFWGSCSLGFYVWAAILFKGSLQGEYQRRLYKELLANYNRLERPVVNDSAAILVELGFTLLQIIDVDEKNQVLMTNAWLQLYWTDVYLSWNPETYPGVQNLRFPSDQIWTPDILLYNSADERFDATFHTNVLVNASGYCQYIPPGILKSTCYIDVRWFPFDVQKCDLKFGSWTHNGWLLDLQMLDVDTSTYIPNGEWDLVGVPAKRNELYYECCKEPYPDVTFTVTMRRRTLYYGLNLLIPCVLISGLALLVFLLPADSGEKISLGITVLLSLTVFMLLVAEIMPATSDSVPLIAQYFASTMMIVGMSVVVTVIVLQFHHHDPQGGKMPKWVRVVLLNWCAWFLRMKQPGDERRRAGYKYRPASQHHSSSNSIEMAAVPSLSVPLSQTSCPPCTSGTSNGSMSLYFGSYHPMESPHCPTSSDSGVALGGRAHSSPGDEGAEPPGVCGGALGMGVRLPPPEIQHILEEVTYIAQRFRDQDEAEAISSEWKFAAAVVDRLCLVAFSLFSIICTFTILMSAPNFIEAVSKDFT is encoded by the exons ATGCGGTGCCGCAAGTTTTGGGGGTCTTGCTCGCTTGGATTTTACGTGTGGGCAGCCATTCTCTTCAAAG GATCCCTGCAAGGCGAGTACCAGAGGAGGCTCTACAAGGAGCTGCTGGCGAACTACAACCGCTTGGAAAGGCCGGTCGTCAACGACTCAGCCGCCATCCTGGTGGAGCTCGGCTTCACGCTCCTGCAGATCATTGATGTG GATGAGAAGAACCAAGTGTTGATGACCAATGCCTGGCTGCAGCTG TACTGGACTGACGTCTATCTGAGTTGGAACCCTGAAACCTACCCCGGTGTCCAGAACCTCCGATTCCCTTCAGACCAAATCTGGACTCCTGACATCCTTCTCTACAACAG TGCGGACGAGCGCTTCGACGCCACCTTCCACACCAACGTGCTGGTGAACGCTTCGGGCTACTGCCAGTACATCCCGCCCGGCATCTTGAAGAGCACGTGCTACATCGACGTGCGCTGGTTCCCCTTCGATGTGCAGAAGTGCGACTTGAAGTTCGGCTCCTGGACCCACAACGGCTGGCTGCTGGACCTCCAGATGCTGGACGTGGACACGTCCACCTACATTCCCAACGGGGAGTGGGATCTCGTGG GCGTCCCAGCCAAGCGCAACGAGCTGTACTACGAATGTTGCAAGGAACCCTACCCAGACGTCACCTTCACGGTCACCATGCGGCGTAGGACCCTTTACTACGGCCTCAATCTGCTCATCCCCTGCGTGCTCATCTCCGGCTTGGCTCTGCTGGTTTTCCTGCTGCCCGCCGACTCCGGAGAAAAGATCTCGCTGG GAATTACCGTGCTGCTGTCGCTGACGGTCTTCATGCTCCTGGTGGCCGAGATCATGCCCGCCACGTCCGACTCGGTTCCTCTCATCG CTCAGTACTTCGCCAGCACCATGATGATTGTCGGAATGTCGGTGGTGGTGACCGTTATCGTCCTGCAGTTTCATCACCACGACCCTCAGGGGGGCAAGATGCCCAAGTGG GTGCGGGTGGTGCTGTTGAACTGGTGCGCGTGGTTTCTGCGCATGAAGCAACCCGGCGACGAGCGGCGCCGCGCCGGCTACAAATACCGCCCCGCCTCCCAGCACCACTCCAGCAGCAACTCCATAGAAATGGCCGCCGTTCCCAGCCTCTCGGTGCCGCTTTCCCAGACTTCCTGCCCGCCCTGCACCTCGGGCACCTCCAACGGTTCCATGAGCCTCTACTTTGGCAGCTACCACCCGATGGAGAGCCCGCACTGTCCCACCTCCAGCGACTCGGGCGTGGCGCTGGGGGGCCGCGCTCACAGCTCCCCCGGCGACGAGGGTGCCGAGCCGCCGGGTGTTTGCGGCGGAGCTTTGGGAATGGGGGTCCGACTCCCGCCGCCGGAGATCCAACACATCTTGGAGGAGGTGACCTACATTGCCCAGCGCTTCCGGGACCAGGACGAGGCCGAGGCCATCAGCAGCGAGTGGAAGTtcgcggcggcggtggtggacCGCCTGTGTCTGGTGGCCTTCTCGCTCTTCTCCATCATCTGCACCTTCACCATCCTCATGTCGGCCCCCAACTTCATAGAGGCCGTCTCCAAGGACTTCACATAG